A DNA window from Comamonas sp. 26 contains the following coding sequences:
- a CDS encoding pseudouridine synthase, producing MNNETSNQMPEPADASPEAEPVKKARKPRAPKPVAEAPKPGATRKQGKKKTNAAEAKLARKRAETRAAEFEATQALEASDEELQDATELVADDAGAVGAVAQKSTKGQNIDFSDVISGDFDDEEENGAEVPAKRVLAPQVDSPKLHKVLAQAGMGSRLEMEQLILEGRISVNNEPAHVGQRVQFGDTVKVNGEPIRFRIDPPPARVIAYHKPVGEVVTHDDPQNRPTVFRKLPKLQHGKWQSVGRLDLNTEGLLLFTSSGELANSLMHPRFGLEREYAARVLGKLDKEEKQRLLDGVQLEDGEASFGAVEDGGGEGANCWYRVTISEGRNREVRRMFEAVGHAVSRLIRIRYGAMMLPRGLKRGAWVELDQADIKALMSAAGMKERAPVERTNTGARGANNRGGARATGRSIARGEGANPPAPQGRREGGGQRRSEWDGNRPAPTGIFGDGRDGQRGKKGANRPASGDRPQGAGNQPDPMRTAVSYIGSDSLSRARQNAKRRPSGGGGGRRGGR from the coding sequence ATGAACAACGAGACATCGAACCAGATGCCTGAACCCGCAGACGCTTCGCCTGAAGCCGAGCCGGTCAAAAAGGCCCGCAAGCCCCGCGCGCCTAAGCCCGTCGCTGAAGCGCCCAAGCCCGGTGCGACGCGCAAGCAAGGCAAAAAGAAGACCAATGCTGCCGAGGCCAAGCTGGCCCGCAAGCGTGCTGAAACACGTGCTGCAGAATTTGAGGCCACTCAAGCACTGGAAGCCTCTGATGAGGAACTGCAGGATGCTACAGAACTAGTAGCTGATGACGCAGGTGCAGTGGGCGCTGTGGCGCAAAAATCCACTAAGGGTCAGAACATCGATTTCTCCGATGTGATCTCGGGTGACTTTGACGACGAAGAAGAAAACGGCGCCGAAGTGCCCGCCAAGCGCGTGCTGGCTCCGCAAGTTGATTCGCCCAAGCTGCACAAGGTGCTGGCGCAGGCCGGCATGGGCTCGCGTCTGGAGATGGAGCAGCTCATTCTGGAAGGCCGTATCTCGGTCAACAACGAGCCAGCCCACGTGGGTCAGCGCGTTCAGTTTGGCGATACCGTCAAGGTCAATGGCGAGCCCATTCGCTTCCGTATCGATCCACCACCCGCACGCGTGATTGCCTATCACAAGCCTGTGGGTGAAGTGGTGACGCATGACGATCCTCAAAATCGCCCCACCGTGTTCCGCAAGCTGCCCAAGCTTCAGCACGGTAAGTGGCAGTCGGTGGGTCGTCTGGACTTGAATACCGAAGGCCTGTTGTTGTTCACTAGCTCCGGTGAGCTGGCGAACTCGCTGATGCACCCCCGCTTCGGTCTGGAGCGCGAGTACGCAGCCCGCGTGCTGGGTAAGCTGGACAAGGAAGAAAAGCAGCGCCTGCTGGATGGCGTGCAGCTGGAAGACGGCGAAGCCAGTTTTGGCGCAGTGGAAGACGGCGGCGGCGAAGGTGCCAACTGCTGGTACCGCGTCACCATCTCCGAAGGTCGCAACCGCGAAGTGCGCCGCATGTTTGAGGCCGTCGGTCACGCGGTCAGTCGCCTGATCCGTATTCGCTACGGCGCCATGATGCTGCCCCGTGGTCTGAAGCGCGGCGCGTGGGTGGAGCTGGATCAGGCCGATATTAAGGCGCTGATGTCGGCTGCCGGCATGAAGGAGCGCGCACCTGTTGAGCGCACTAATACCGGCGCCCGTGGCGCCAACAACCGCGGCGGCGCTCGTGCTACCGGTCGCAGCATCGCTCGCGGTGAAGGGGCGAATCCCCCCGCACCTCAGGGGCGCCGCGAAGGTGGTGGTCAGCGCCGTAGTGAGTGGGATGGCAACCGTCCCGCACCAACGGGTATTTTTGGCGATGGCCGTGATGGTCAGCGTGGCAAAAAGGGTGCAAACCGCCCGGCTTCAGGTGATCGCCCGCAGGGTGCCGGCAATCAGCCCGATCCAATGCGCACTGCGGTGAGCTATATCGGTAGCGACAGCCTTTCGCGTGCGCGCCAGAACGCCAAGCGTCGCCCAAGTGGCGGCGGCGGTGGTCGCCGCGGCGGTCGTTAA
- the ndk gene encoding nucleoside-diphosphate kinase — translation MAIERTLSIIKPDAVAKNVIGQIYSRFEGAGLKVVASKMAHLSRLEAEQFYAVHAARPFFKDLVDFMISGPVMIQALEGENAILTNRELMGATDPKKAEKGTIRADFADSIDANAVHGSDAAETAAVEIAFFFPGMNVYTR, via the coding sequence ATGGCTATCGAACGCACTCTCTCCATCATCAAGCCCGACGCAGTTGCCAAGAACGTGATCGGCCAGATCTACTCTCGCTTCGAAGGCGCTGGCCTGAAGGTTGTCGCCTCCAAGATGGCTCACCTGTCCCGCTTGGAAGCTGAACAGTTCTACGCTGTGCACGCTGCCCGTCCTTTCTTCAAGGACCTGGTGGACTTCATGATCTCCGGCCCCGTGATGATCCAGGCTCTGGAAGGCGAAAACGCCATCCTGACTAACCGCGAACTGATGGGCGCTACTGACCCCAAGAAGGCTGAGAAGGGCACCATCCGCGCCGACTTCGCCGACAGCATCGACGCCAACGCCGTGCACGGTTCTGACGCTGCTGAAACTGCTGCTGTGGAAATCGCTTTCTTCTTCCCCGGCATGAACGTGTACACACGTTAA
- the rlmN gene encoding 23S rRNA (adenine(2503)-C(2))-methyltransferase RlmN, giving the protein MNTNLLDFDLEGLTAYCEQLGEKRFRATQLFRWIHQRGASDFSQMTDLAKSLREKLKGRAHVTALPVVSEHVSTDGTVKWLFDVGDGNAVETVFIPEDDRGTLCVSSQAGCAVGCRFCSTGHQGFSRNLTTGEILAQLWFAEHALRKRLGIDERVISNVVMMGMGEPLQNYSALVPALRVMLDDHAYGMSRRRVTVSTSGVVPMMDRLSQDCAVALAVSLHAPNDPLRDNLVPLNKKYPIAELLDSCVRYLEFAPRDFLTFEYCMLDGVNDQPEHARQLIELVRARGDGKNWCKFNLIPFNPFPASGLLRSPSARVTEFAAMLSNAGIVTTVRKTRGDDIDAACGQLAGDVKDRTRAAERMAKQRIIPLKQVS; this is encoded by the coding sequence ATGAATACAAATTTGCTTGATTTTGACCTCGAAGGACTGACCGCTTATTGCGAGCAGCTCGGGGAGAAGCGTTTCCGTGCAACGCAGCTGTTCCGCTGGATTCACCAGCGTGGCGCATCCGATTTTTCCCAGATGACCGATCTGGCCAAGTCCCTGCGCGAAAAGCTCAAAGGCCGGGCCCATGTCACCGCTTTGCCCGTAGTGTCTGAGCATGTCTCGACCGACGGTACCGTGAAGTGGCTGTTTGATGTGGGTGACGGCAATGCCGTTGAAACCGTTTTTATTCCTGAAGACGACCGCGGCACCTTGTGTGTCTCGTCTCAGGCTGGATGTGCGGTGGGCTGCCGCTTTTGCTCGACCGGGCATCAGGGCTTTAGCCGCAATCTGACCACGGGTGAAATTCTGGCCCAGCTATGGTTTGCAGAGCATGCGCTGCGCAAGCGCTTGGGCATTGATGAACGTGTCATCTCCAACGTGGTGATGATGGGCATGGGTGAGCCGCTGCAGAACTACAGCGCGCTGGTGCCTGCGCTGCGTGTGATGCTGGACGATCATGCCTATGGTATGTCGCGCCGCCGCGTGACGGTATCCACCTCCGGCGTTGTGCCCATGATGGATCGCCTGTCGCAGGACTGCGCTGTGGCGCTGGCCGTGTCGCTGCATGCGCCCAACGATCCGCTGCGTGACAACCTGGTGCCACTGAACAAGAAGTACCCGATTGCTGAGCTGCTGGATTCTTGCGTGCGCTATCTGGAATTCGCGCCGCGCGACTTCCTGACCTTTGAGTACTGCATGCTCGACGGCGTTAACGATCAGCCTGAGCATGCGCGTCAGCTGATAGAGTTGGTGCGCGCGCGCGGCGACGGCAAGAACTGGTGCAAGTTCAACCTGATTCCGTTCAATCCGTTCCCGGCGTCGGGGCTGCTGCGTTCGCCTTCGGCGCGTGTGACCGAGTTCGCTGCCATGCTCAGCAATGCTGGCATTGTGACGACGGTTCGCAAGACCCGTGGCGATGATATTGACGCCGCCTGCGGTCAGCTGGCCGGTGACGTGAAAGACAGAACGCGCGCTGCTGAGCGTATGGCCAAGCAGCGCATCATCCCGCTCAAGCAGGTGTCTTGA
- the pilW gene encoding type IV pilus biogenesis/stability protein PilW — protein MARWGVPVAVAALMGCTTTTTTTTSSTSVPQSSVVGTGGSQVADAHRRAQIRLELAASYFQAGRLDIAQDEVGQALSARPDYADAYGLLALILMQNRDWTQAEIAMRKAIDLNPRDGNQLHNYGWMQCQQKNFDIANQWFDKALQAPGYREQPKTLLAKGMCYQQAGQLEQAYENMFRAYEMDVGNPAAGYNLANVLWLKGDLKKAQFYIHRLNNNSNQASADSLWLGIKIDRALHDDVGVRQQANQLRDRFPQSRQLLAYERGAFDE, from the coding sequence ATGGCCCGGTGGGGAGTACCGGTTGCGGTTGCAGCGCTGATGGGCTGTACCACGACAACGACGACAACCACATCTTCGACCTCGGTGCCTCAGTCTTCGGTGGTCGGGACCGGGGGATCTCAGGTTGCGGATGCGCATCGCCGTGCGCAAATCCGGCTTGAACTGGCGGCCAGCTACTTTCAGGCTGGGCGGCTTGATATCGCGCAGGATGAAGTCGGTCAGGCTTTGAGCGCCCGCCCTGATTACGCCGATGCCTATGGTCTGCTGGCTCTCATCCTCATGCAGAACCGGGACTGGACGCAAGCCGAAATCGCCATGCGCAAGGCGATCGACCTTAATCCGCGCGATGGCAACCAGCTGCACAACTACGGCTGGATGCAGTGCCAGCAAAAAAACTTTGACATTGCCAACCAGTGGTTTGACAAGGCTTTGCAGGCCCCTGGCTACCGTGAGCAGCCTAAGACCTTGCTGGCCAAGGGCATGTGCTACCAGCAGGCGGGGCAGCTGGAGCAGGCCTACGAGAACATGTTTCGCGCCTATGAGATGGATGTGGGCAATCCCGCAGCGGGCTACAACTTGGCAAATGTGCTCTGGCTCAAGGGTGATCTGAAAAAAGCCCAGTTTTACATCCACCGCTTGAATAACAATAGCAACCAGGCCAGCGCAGACAGCCTCTGGCTGGGTATCAAGATAGACAGGGCATTGCACGACGACGTTGGAGTGCGTCAACAGGCCAATCAACTGCGCGATCGCTTCCCGCAATCGCGTCAGTTGTTGGCCTATGAACGCGGAGCCTTCGATGAGTGA
- a CDS encoding helix-turn-helix domain-containing protein, with amino-acid sequence MSDGAGEEETMQSEEQVQTPVNATAGTMLRQAREAARIQLPTMAATLKVPQRKLEALEADDYESFPDHVFMRALAMGMCRTLHIDAEPVLALLPQRALKSLTKTGPGINETVKVRSNFKSSGAPLGSGSGSSRKIVAGVLVLLAAAAAVYFVPFHQSVDGAEGGVAGSVQSEGGNHSDASDPTAAVPLGQASNNADAESVVTEPSTEPVANGAAPAVAAATAAVAPEGATPAAASTVALLALKVNTGQSWVKVKDATGKVVLEKTLAKDESATAEGQVPLTVIVGNAKGTQVTVRGEPLDISTTRDNVARFEVK; translated from the coding sequence ATGAGTGACGGTGCGGGGGAAGAGGAAACTATGCAAAGCGAAGAGCAGGTGCAAACGCCGGTCAATGCCACAGCGGGGACCATGTTGCGCCAGGCGCGGGAAGCGGCCCGCATACAACTGCCCACCATGGCAGCCACACTGAAAGTGCCCCAGCGCAAGCTGGAGGCGCTGGAGGCCGATGACTATGAGTCCTTCCCGGATCATGTATTCATGCGCGCTCTGGCCATGGGCATGTGCCGAACTCTGCATATCGATGCCGAGCCTGTACTGGCTCTGCTACCGCAAAGAGCGCTGAAAAGTCTGACCAAGACCGGCCCCGGTATCAACGAGACGGTGAAGGTGCGCAGCAACTTCAAGTCTTCGGGCGCGCCGCTGGGCTCTGGCAGTGGCAGCTCGCGCAAGATTGTTGCGGGTGTGCTGGTACTGCTGGCCGCAGCTGCGGCTGTCTATTTCGTGCCATTCCACCAGTCGGTGGATGGTGCTGAAGGTGGTGTCGCAGGCTCGGTGCAGTCCGAGGGGGGCAATCATTCTGATGCCTCAGACCCGACTGCCGCAGTGCCTCTGGGTCAGGCGTCTAATAATGCCGATGCTGAGTCTGTGGTGACAGAGCCATCGACTGAGCCCGTGGCCAATGGTGCAGCTCCAGCTGTTGCGGCTGCCACTGCTGCGGTGGCCCCTGAAGGCGCAACTCCAGCTGCAGCAAGCACAGTTGCATTGCTGGCCCTGAAGGTGAACACCGGTCAATCCTGGGTCAAGGTCAAGGATGCGACGGGCAAGGTGGTGCTGGAAAAGACATTGGCCAAGGATGAGTCCGCGACCGCTGAAGGCCAGGTGCCCCTGACCGTGATCGTGGGCAATGCCAAGGGCACGCAAGTAACAGTACGTGGTGAACCTCTCGATATTTCGACCACGCGTGACAACGTGGCTCGCTTCGAGGTGAAGTAA
- the ispG gene encoding flavodoxin-dependent (E)-4-hydroxy-3-methylbut-2-enyl-diphosphate synthase produces MQDSQNLQQLAEQGIAIASPLPRKSRQAKVVWRNNVVTVGGDAPVRVQSMTNTDTVDAVETAIQVRQLAQAGSEMVRITVNTPEAAAAVPYIREQLDRMGEYVPLVGDFHYNGHRLLTDYPDCAQALSKYRINPGNVGKGDKKDKQFGQMIEIAAKYDKAVRIGVNWGSLDQEIMAELMDQNSRRTKPWETRQVMYEALITSAITSAELAKNIGLNPDNIILSCKVSGVQDLISVYRELARRCDYALHLGLTEAGMATKGTVASTAALSVLLQEGIGDTIRVSLTPLPGEARTQEVVVASEILQALGLRVFVPSVTACPGCGRTTSTTFQELAKKIDDFLRGEMPVWRTQFPGVEAMKVAVMGCIVNGPGESKHADIGISLPGNGEAPAAPVFIDGEKALTLRGEHIAEEFQTLVLEYVQRRYGQKA; encoded by the coding sequence GTGCAAGATTCTCAAAATTTGCAGCAGCTAGCCGAGCAGGGCATTGCCATCGCCAGCCCGCTGCCGCGCAAATCGCGTCAGGCCAAAGTGGTGTGGCGCAACAACGTGGTCACTGTGGGGGGCGATGCGCCCGTTCGCGTGCAGTCCATGACCAATACCGACACCGTGGATGCGGTGGAGACCGCTATTCAAGTGCGTCAGCTGGCGCAAGCTGGCTCGGAGATGGTGCGTATTACCGTGAACACGCCTGAAGCGGCGGCGGCGGTGCCCTATATCCGTGAGCAACTTGATCGCATGGGCGAGTACGTGCCACTGGTGGGGGACTTTCATTACAACGGCCACCGCCTGCTGACGGACTACCCCGATTGCGCGCAGGCGCTGTCCAAGTACCGTATCAACCCCGGCAACGTGGGCAAGGGTGACAAAAAGGACAAGCAGTTCGGTCAGATGATCGAGATTGCTGCCAAGTACGACAAGGCCGTGCGCATTGGTGTGAACTGGGGCTCGCTGGACCAGGAAATCATGGCCGAGCTGATGGATCAGAACTCGCGCCGTACCAAGCCCTGGGAAACGCGTCAGGTCATGTACGAGGCGCTGATTACCTCGGCCATCACTTCCGCAGAGCTGGCTAAGAACATCGGTCTGAACCCCGACAACATCATCCTGTCCTGTAAGGTCAGTGGTGTGCAGGATTTGATCTCTGTGTACCGCGAACTGGCTCGCCGCTGCGACTATGCGTTGCATCTGGGTCTGACGGAGGCCGGTATGGCCACCAAGGGCACGGTCGCATCGACTGCTGCGCTTTCTGTGCTGCTGCAAGAAGGTATTGGCGACACGATTCGTGTCTCGCTCACGCCTCTGCCGGGAGAAGCGCGCACGCAAGAGGTGGTGGTGGCTTCTGAAATTCTGCAGGCTCTGGGTCTGCGCGTGTTTGTGCCCAGCGTCACGGCTTGCCCTGGCTGCGGTCGCACGACAAGCACAACGTTCCAGGAGCTGGCCAAGAAGATCGACGATTTTCTGCGCGGTGAAATGCCTGTGTGGCGCACCCAGTTCCCCGGTGTGGAGGCGATGAAGGTGGCCGTGATGGGCTGCATCGTCAACGGCCCCGGCGAGAGCAAGCATGCCGACATCGGTATCAGCCTGCCCGGCAACGGCGAAGCGCCTGCTGCGCCGGTGTTTATCGACGGTGAAAAAGCCCTGACGCTGCGCGGCGAGCATATTGCCGAAGAGTTTCAGACGCTGGTGCTGGAATATGTGCAGCGCCGCTACGGCCAGAAAGCGTAA
- the hisS gene encoding histidine--tRNA ligase, protein MNDILPPDSARWEWFESKVRDLMGRFAYRNIRTPIVEPTALFVRGLGEVTDIVEKEMYSFEDKLNGEHLTLRPEGTAGVVRSVVENNLLYEGGKRLFYIGQMFRHERPQRGRYRQFHQVGVEAMGFAGPELDAEVILLAAQLWKELGINDVRLELNSLGQPDERKAHREALIAYFEQHTDVMDEEAKRRMHSNPLRVLDTKNPAMQDMVNAAPKLVDYLGDASKAHLKAVQDILDANDVVWTLNPRLVRGMDYYNLTVFEFITDKLGSQGTICGGGRYDYLIEEIGGKPAPAVGWGMGVERVLEVLKEIGTEIPAPAADVYAIIPDASSLPQVFKTVQQLRSAGVAVQMHAAAGGSAEGMGSMKSQFKKADGSGARFALIFGSDELAQGKVTVKSLRDGEGQQSQQSLADVAQWADSLKSAV, encoded by the coding sequence ATGAACGACATCCTCCCGCCCGATTCGGCTCGCTGGGAATGGTTTGAATCCAAGGTGCGCGACCTTATGGGGCGCTTTGCTTATCGCAATATCCGCACGCCTATCGTGGAGCCCACCGCCCTGTTTGTGCGTGGTCTGGGCGAGGTGACCGATATCGTCGAAAAGGAGATGTACTCCTTTGAAGACAAACTCAATGGCGAGCACCTGACTCTGCGCCCTGAAGGCACAGCGGGTGTGGTGCGCTCCGTGGTTGAAAACAATCTGCTGTATGAAGGCGGCAAGCGCCTGTTCTACATCGGCCAGATGTTTCGTCACGAGCGTCCTCAGCGCGGTCGCTATCGCCAGTTCCACCAGGTCGGTGTTGAAGCCATGGGCTTTGCGGGTCCTGAGCTAGATGCTGAAGTAATCTTGCTGGCTGCACAGCTGTGGAAAGAGCTGGGCATTAATGATGTGCGCCTGGAGCTCAACAGCCTCGGTCAGCCCGATGAGCGCAAGGCCCACCGCGAAGCCTTGATTGCCTACTTCGAACAACACACCGATGTGATGGACGAAGAGGCCAAGCGCCGCATGCACAGCAACCCGCTGCGCGTTCTGGACACCAAGAACCCAGCCATGCAGGACATGGTCAACGCTGCACCCAAGCTGGTGGACTATCTGGGTGATGCCTCCAAGGCGCACCTGAAGGCCGTTCAGGACATTCTGGACGCGAACGACGTGGTCTGGACGCTGAACCCGCGTCTGGTGCGCGGCATGGACTACTACAACCTCACTGTGTTCGAGTTCATTACCGACAAGCTGGGCTCGCAAGGCACCATCTGCGGCGGCGGTCGTTACGACTATCTGATTGAAGAAATTGGCGGCAAGCCCGCTCCGGCCGTGGGCTGGGGTATGGGTGTTGAGCGCGTGCTGGAAGTGCTCAAGGAAATTGGCACCGAGATCCCCGCGCCTGCCGCCGATGTTTACGCCATCATTCCCGATGCCTCGTCGCTGCCTCAGGTCTTCAAGACCGTGCAGCAGCTGCGCAGCGCCGGCGTGGCCGTGCAGATGCATGCTGCCGCAGGTGGCTCGGCTGAAGGCATGGGCTCGATGAAATCTCAGTTCAAAAAGGCCGACGGATCGGGTGCACGCTTTGCCTTGATCTTCGGCAGCGATGAACTGGCCCAGGGCAAGGTCACCGTCAAGTCGCTGCGCGATGGCGAAGGCCAGCAATCCCAGCAATCGCTGGCGGATGTGGCCCAGTGGGCTGACAGCCTAAAATCAGCGGTTTGA
- a CDS encoding tetratricopeptide repeat protein, translating to MANHLDLEEQEQIEQLKHFWNSWGTLITAILVVVFAALAGWNGWQYWQKRQAVQASALEYAVDEALLAKDAARADHAFAELKEKFAGTTQAAQTALQMAKASVEAGKLDDAKAQLSWVAEKGDEGYKALARLRLSAVLEEQKNYDEGLKVLEASMPESFAGLQADRRGDLYAALGKQTEAIAQYQSAYKAMDKELDYRHLVEFKLNALGAAPEAATLVKTTSSEK from the coding sequence ATGGCAAACCATCTAGATCTTGAAGAACAAGAGCAAATTGAGCAGCTCAAGCATTTTTGGAACTCCTGGGGGACTCTGATCACCGCCATTTTGGTGGTGGTCTTCGCCGCTCTGGCTGGCTGGAATGGCTGGCAGTACTGGCAAAAGCGTCAGGCCGTTCAGGCTTCGGCGCTGGAGTATGCGGTTGATGAGGCGCTGCTCGCCAAGGATGCTGCGCGTGCAGACCATGCTTTTGCCGAGCTCAAGGAAAAGTTCGCTGGCACTACCCAGGCTGCGCAAACCGCACTGCAGATGGCCAAGGCTTCGGTAGAGGCGGGTAAGCTCGATGATGCCAAGGCTCAACTGAGCTGGGTGGCGGAAAAGGGCGACGAGGGCTACAAGGCTCTGGCGCGCCTGCGTCTGTCGGCTGTGCTGGAAGAGCAAAAAAACTATGACGAAGGTCTGAAGGTGCTTGAGGCTTCCATGCCCGAGTCCTTTGCCGGTCTGCAGGCTGATCGCCGTGGTGATCTGTATGCCGCGCTGGGCAAGCAGACTGAGGCAATCGCTCAGTACCAGTCTGCCTACAAGGCGATGGACAAGGAGCTGGACTACCGTCATCTGGTGGAGTTCAAGCTCAATGCGCTGGGTGCTGCTCCTGAAGCGGCCACTCTGGTCAAGACAACGTCGTCGGAGAAATAA
- the bamB gene encoding outer membrane protein assembly factor BamB: MKTFAHPMKSAAPAAKSAARVLMLTALTASLAACSMFSGKDKPKPQDLGPNPAKIAVHQAWTVKLGSEVPLAMPALVQGNNVIVVTKDGSVTTLDGSTGSHVGKFNVGEALTTGVGSDGQRTAVATRSNQLIVFAEGKQLWKQTLNAAVYTPPLVAGGRVFVMAADRSLAAFDGNTGRELWSVEGPSNEPLILRQPGVLQAVGNNLVVGVSGRLVGVDPDNGSVRWMAPLAAPRGTNDVERLVDLVGPVSRVDSSVCARAFQASVGCVDVSNANVRWTQSSKGSDGVAGDAQAVFGAESNGTVQAWSRNDGQRLWSIDKLQYRKLTAPLVLGRSVLLADDFGTVHMLSREDGSALARLETDKAGVATSPVVAANTLVVVSRSGTVYGFKPD, translated from the coding sequence TTGAAGACTTTTGCCCATCCCATGAAATCGGCTGCTCCCGCAGCGAAATCTGCAGCCCGCGTGCTGATGTTGACTGCGTTGACCGCATCGCTGGCCGCCTGCTCAATGTTCAGCGGCAAGGACAAGCCCAAGCCTCAGGACTTGGGTCCTAACCCCGCCAAGATTGCGGTGCATCAGGCATGGACGGTCAAGCTGGGCAGTGAAGTGCCTTTGGCCATGCCTGCTCTGGTGCAGGGCAATAACGTGATCGTGGTGACCAAGGATGGCAGCGTCACGACGCTGGATGGCAGCACGGGCAGCCATGTGGGCAAGTTCAACGTGGGCGAAGCGCTGACCACGGGCGTGGGCAGTGATGGCCAGCGCACCGCTGTCGCCACACGCAGCAACCAGCTCATAGTGTTTGCTGAAGGCAAGCAACTGTGGAAGCAGACGCTGAATGCCGCAGTCTATACGCCACCGCTGGTGGCCGGTGGCCGCGTGTTTGTGATGGCAGCTGATCGCTCGCTGGCCGCATTTGATGGCAATACCGGCCGCGAGTTGTGGTCGGTTGAAGGCCCCAGCAACGAACCGCTTATTTTGCGACAGCCCGGCGTTTTGCAGGCTGTTGGTAATAATCTGGTTGTAGGTGTCTCTGGCCGTCTGGTCGGAGTCGATCCTGACAATGGTTCCGTTCGCTGGATGGCGCCTCTGGCCGCACCGCGCGGCACGAACGATGTGGAGCGACTGGTGGATCTGGTCGGCCCCGTCAGCCGTGTTGACAGCAGCGTCTGCGCTCGCGCGTTCCAAGCGTCGGTCGGGTGTGTGGATGTCAGCAATGCCAACGTGCGCTGGACTCAAAGCTCCAAAGGCAGCGACGGCGTGGCTGGCGATGCGCAGGCCGTGTTTGGTGCTGAAAGCAATGGCACGGTGCAGGCGTGGAGCCGCAATGATGGTCAGCGCCTGTGGTCCATCGACAAATTGCAGTACCGTAAGCTGACCGCACCACTGGTGCTGGGCCGCTCGGTGCTGCTGGCTGATGATTTTGGGACAGTGCACATGCTCTCGCGTGAAGATGGCTCTGCACTGGCCCGTTTGGAAACTGACAAGGCGGGAGTCGCCACGTCGCCGGTTGTTGCCGCCAATACTTTGGTGGTCGTCAGCCGTAGCGGCACGGTGTATGGCTTCAAGCCTGATTGA
- the der gene encoding ribosome biogenesis GTPase Der, producing the protein MKPVIALVGRPNVGKSTLFNRLTKSRDAIVADFAGLTRDRHYGQGRQGKHEYIVIDTGGFEPDASRGIFKEMAKQTQQAVAEADVVIFVLDARAGLAGQDHEIANYLRRLGKPTLLVANKAEGMKDGLQLTEFYELGLGEVQAVSAAHGQGVRDLVDMALGLLNLPEPEEEIFGDDDQRPVRLAVAGRPNAGKSTLINTWLGEERLVAFDMPGTTRDAITVPFERNGQKFELIDTAGLRRKGKVFEAIEKFSVVKTLQAIEGANVVLLLIDATAGVTDQDAHIAGFILESGRSVVLAINKWDAVDDYQRQMLERSIETRLSFLKFAPMHFISAQKRQGIEPLWKSIIQAHRAATCKMPTPVLTRILLESIQFQTPKKVGAYRPKMRYAHQGGMNPPIIVIHGNSLEHVTEAYKRFLEGRFRKEFNLVGTPLRIDLKTSHNPYADKD; encoded by the coding sequence ATGAAGCCAGTTATTGCCCTGGTAGGGCGCCCCAATGTGGGCAAGTCGACGCTGTTCAATCGACTCACCAAGTCGAGAGATGCCATCGTCGCTGACTTTGCAGGGCTGACGCGTGACCGCCATTACGGCCAGGGTCGTCAGGGCAAGCATGAGTACATCGTCATCGATACCGGCGGTTTCGAGCCTGACGCATCGCGCGGCATCTTCAAGGAGATGGCCAAGCAGACGCAGCAGGCAGTCGCCGAAGCCGATGTGGTGATCTTCGTGTTGGATGCCCGTGCCGGTCTTGCCGGTCAGGATCATGAGATCGCCAATTACCTGCGTCGCCTGGGCAAGCCCACGCTGTTGGTGGCCAACAAGGCCGAAGGCATGAAGGACGGTCTCCAGCTAACTGAGTTTTATGAACTAGGTCTGGGCGAGGTTCAGGCAGTGTCTGCCGCTCACGGCCAAGGTGTTCGTGACCTAGTTGATATGGCTCTGGGCCTGCTCAATCTGCCAGAACCCGAAGAAGAAATTTTTGGTGATGACGATCAGCGCCCCGTGCGCCTGGCCGTAGCTGGCCGCCCCAATGCAGGCAAGTCCACACTGATCAACACCTGGCTGGGCGAAGAGCGTCTGGTGGCCTTTGACATGCCGGGCACCACGCGTGATGCGATCACTGTGCCGTTTGAGCGCAATGGTCAGAAGTTCGAGCTGATCGACACGGCGGGTTTGCGCCGCAAGGGTAAGGTGTTTGAGGCGATTGAGAAGTTCTCGGTGGTCAAGACACTGCAGGCCATTGAAGGCGCCAACGTGGTGCTGCTGCTGATTGATGCCACGGCTGGCGTGACTGATCAGGATGCGCACATTGCGGGCTTTATTCTCGAAAGCGGTCGCTCGGTGGTTTTGGCCATCAATAAGTGGGATGCCGTGGACGATTACCAACGCCAGATGCTGGAGCGCTCCATTGAGACGCGACTGTCCTTCCTGAAGTTCGCTCCCATGCACTTCATCTCTGCGCAAAAGCGTCAGGGTATCGAGCCGCTGTGGAAGTCCATCATTCAGGCGCACCGTGCGGCCACCTGCAAGATGCCTACGCCTGTGCTGACGCGCATTCTGCTGGAGTCTATTCAGTTCCAGACGCCCAAGAAGGTTGGCGCGTACCGTCCCAAGATGCGTTACGCCCACCAAGGCGGCATGAATCCGCCCATCATCGTGATTCATGGCAACTCGCTGGAACATGTCACCGAAGCGTACAAGCGCTTCCTGGAAGGTCGTTTCCGCAAGGAATTCAATCTTGTTGGAACTCCGTTGCGCATCGACTTGAAAACCTCTCATAATCCTTACGCCGACAAGGATTAA